Sequence from the Deinococcus betulae genome:
TGGACGCCGGGCGCATTGGCATTGCCATGCAGGCCATCGGGATTGCCCGCGCGGCGCTGGACCACGCGGCCAGATACGCCAGCGAGCGCGAGCAGTTTGGCAAGAAGCTGCGCGAGTTTGAAGGCGTGTCGTTCAAGATTGCCCGCATGGCCGCCCGCATCGAAAGTGCGCGCCTGGTGGCCCTGAAAGCTGCGTGGCTCAAAGACGCCGGCCAGCCCTACGGCAAGGAAGCCAGCATGGCCAAGCTGCTGGCCAGCGAGGCGGCGGTGGACGTGACCCGCGACGCCATCCAGATTTTTGGGGGCAACGGCTACAGCCGCGAATACCCCGTCGAGCGGCTCTACCGTGACGCCAAGGTCACCGAAATTTACGAGGGCACCAGCGAGATTCAGCAGCTGGTCATCAGCCGCGCTGTCTTTAACGAACTGACCTGAAGCGGGCTTGAGCAGGAACGGGGGGCCGTCCCATCTGGCCGCCACAGACTGGGGCATGCCCCTGCGCGCCCTGTCTCTGGCGGCCCTGATGTCTGGTGGAGCCGCCGCCTTTACCCTGCCCACCGTCAGCGGCGTGCCGTGGTCCCTGGCGCAGGCCCTGGGGCGTGAGCGGGTCCTGATCCTGGTCAATCCGCCGGCCGCCTCGCTGGCGGCCCTGCGGGCCCAGGACACGGCCCTTCAGGTGTACGACCTGCGCGTGGTGGCCCTGCTGCCGCCCGGCGACCCCCGACTGCGCGGCGGCACCCAGATGCTGACACTGCTGGCCGACAAGGGCGGCGTGGTTGGGCGGCAGTATGCGCCTGCCGCCCTCATCGGCAAGGACACAGGCGTGAAGGCCCGCTACCGCGCCCTGCCCACCCTCAAGACCGTCCTGGCCCTGATTGACACCATGCCCATGCGTCAGCAGGAGCGCCAAGAGCGCGGGCAGTAGGGACCACAAGATAAAGAGAGCGCCCCTCGCGCCTTCCCAGGCCAGGCGGCACAATGCGCCCCATGCGGCAACTGTTGTGGGTTCCGGGCATGGTCATGGTGCTGGCGGTGCTGGTTGACCTGCTTGTGACCTGCATCCAGTCGGGTGAGGGCCGCCTCAGCCGCGCCGTTCACCGCCAGCTGTACGCGGCGCTGCGCCTGGCCGCGCGCGTGTTCCGGCGCCGGGGCCTCCTGGCCTGGAGTACCCCGGTGCTGATTATGGGGACGCTGACCGTCTGGACGGGGCTGCTGTGGCTGGGCTGGACCCTGATTTTCTGGTCACAGCCCGG
This genomic interval carries:
- a CDS encoding DUF4174 domain-containing protein, with the translated sequence MPLRALSLAALMSGGAAAFTLPTVSGVPWSLAQALGRERVLILVNPPAASLAALRAQDTALQVYDLRVVALLPPGDPRLRGGTQMLTLLADKGGVVGRQYAPAALIGKDTGVKARYRALPTLKTVLALIDTMPMRQQERQERGQ